One segment of Marinitoga litoralis DNA contains the following:
- a CDS encoding LacI family DNA-binding transcriptional regulator — MKKNYVTIKDIAVAAGVSINTVSRALNDKPDINIKTKRKVLEIAKEMGYVKNVTASSLRNRKTKTIGVIFEDSSNPFFAEVLKGIEKGAREKNYNIILMNTEKNYDLERNAIKLLLEKRVDGLIITPTQEKSEDIKELIKINIPFVVLGVNFEDIEIDEIYSDDYYGGYLAGKYLIEKGRKKIIMLNGYSFKSVAKERYLGFKKALDEYNIKDYSVYELEEGLENAYLKTKELIEKNIIFDGLFCYNDIFAFGAIKALYENNIKFPDKVNIVGFDDIAFANVFNLTTIRINKEKLGYDAFHRLYKKIKGDKNRIKEKLGVELIIRNT, encoded by the coding sequence ATGAAAAAAAATTATGTAACCATAAAAGATATTGCAGTCGCAGCTGGTGTTTCAATTAACACAGTATCTAGAGCGTTAAATGATAAGCCAGATATTAATATTAAAACAAAAAGAAAAGTGTTAGAAATAGCTAAAGAAATGGGATATGTAAAAAATGTAACCGCTAGTTCTTTAAGAAATAGAAAAACAAAAACTATTGGTGTAATATTTGAAGATAGTTCAAACCCTTTCTTTGCTGAGGTTTTAAAGGGTATAGAAAAAGGCGCTAGAGAAAAAAACTATAATATTATTTTAATGAATACTGAAAAAAACTATGATTTAGAAAGAAACGCTATTAAGTTATTATTAGAAAAAAGAGTTGACGGATTAATAATTACACCTACACAAGAAAAATCAGAAGATATTAAAGAATTAATAAAAATAAATATCCCTTTTGTAGTATTAGGGGTTAACTTTGAAGATATTGAAATTGATGAAATATATTCAGATGATTATTATGGTGGGTATTTGGCTGGAAAATATTTAATTGAAAAAGGTAGAAAAAAAATTATTATGCTAAATGGATATAGTTTTAAGTCTGTGGCTAAAGAAAGATATTTAGGTTTTAAAAAAGCATTAGATGAATATAATATAAAAGATTATTCTGTATATGAATTAGAAGAAGGATTAGAAAATGCTTATTTAAAAACTAAGGAATTAATAGAAAAAAATATTATTTTTGACGGATTATTTTGCTATAATGATATTTTCGCATTTGGAGCTATAAAAGCATTATATGAAAATAATATAAAATTTCCTGATAAAGTTAATATAGTAGGTTTCGATGACATTGCTTTTGCAAATGTATTTAACTTAACTACAATCAGAATTAATAAAGAAAAACTTGGATATGATGCATTTCATAGATTATATAAAAAAATAAAAGGTGATAAAAATAGAATAAAGGAAAAATTAGGTGTTGAGTTAATAATTAGAAATACGTAG